The genomic stretch CGTCATTCGCACCTGTTCCTCGTTGACTTCGCCGGCGACGGCGCGAACCATAGGGGTTTCGATGCGGCCCGGCGCTATGGCATTGACCCTGACTCCGAAGGGTCCGAGTTCTGCGGCAAGATGCTTCGTAAAGCCGATCAGGGCAGATTTCGTTGCGGCATAGTGGCAAGCTACGATGGGCGAGTATGTCTTGCCTGCAACCGAAGACATGTTGACGATCCAGCCGGCATTCGCCTCCCGCATGCTGGGGGAGAGCGCACGAATAGTGTTGAAGCAGCCGGAAAGATTGACGGCGACGACCCGGTTCCACTCCGCTGGATCCATCTCCCAGATCTTATGTGCGATGCCTTCATGCTTCGGCGAAATCCCGGCGTTGTTCACGACAGTGTCGAAGGGGCCGCCGATCCGGCCTGCCGCATCCCTGAGTGCCTTCTCTACGGACGGATAATCCGCGACATCCAGCACCAAGGGGATGGCACCGCCCTTGCCGTCAGCTTCGATCAGCCGGACGGTTTCATTGATGTCGGCTTCGTTCATGTCAGCAACGCCGACCATAGCGCCACGTGCTGCGAATCGCTGCGCAATGGCCCGACCGATGCCGCGCCCTGCGCCAGTCACCAGAACGCGGCGTCCAGCATGGCTCGGCCTGTAGGCGATTTCTTCCGGATTGATTTCTCGATGAGACATTTCAGATTCCCAGATATGCTTGACGGACATGGTCGTTGTGGAGCAGCGCATCGGACGTGTCGGCAAGGACGATCTCGCCGTTCTCGAGCACGTAGCCCCTGTCAGCCGCCTTCAGTGTGTGGAAGACGTTCTGCTCGACGATCAGGACGGTTGCCCCTGTCTTCACAATCGTCTCGATAACGTCGAACACCTGCGTGACGATGATCGGCGCAAGGCCGAGAGAAGGCTCGTCGAACATCAAGAGTTTGGGCCGAGCCATCATGCCACGGGCGATTGCGACCATCTGCTGTTCGCCGCCTGACAATGATCCGGCTTTCTGGGAAAGACGCTCGCGCACTCGCGGGAACAGCGACAGGACCTCCTCCAGAGCAGCGTCCTTGTGCTGCCGTGCCGCCTTACGATAAGCGCCCATCAAAAGGTTTTCCTGAACCGTCATGTCCGGGAAAAGCTGACGCCCTTCCGGGATCAAGGTGATGCCTCGATCGACCATCTCGTGCGAGGAAAGCCGGGTGACGTCCTCACCTTCGAAGGTAATCTTGCCTGTGGTAGGGCGGATCAGTCCGGCAATGGTACGAAGAGTGGTGGTCTTGCCAGCGCCATTTGCGCCCACAATGGTGACGACTTCCCCGGCCTCCACGGCCAGTGAGATATCGTGAAGAATGGTTGTCGGGCCGTAGCCGGCGTGAATGTTCTCAAGCCTGAGCATCGATGAATTCCTTTCCAAGATAGGCCTCGACGACCACGGGATCCTTGACCACCTCGCGAGGCTCGCCCTGGGCGATGATCTTGCCGGAATTTAGAACGATCACGCGATCCGAGAGGGACATTACCGCCTGCATGACGTGCTCGATGGCAACGATGCTGACGCCGCTGTCGCGGATCGACTTCATCAGGTCGATCGCCCGGCGAACATCCGTCTGGTTGATCCCCGCCATCACTTCGTCGAGCAAGAGGATGCGTGGCTTCATCGCCATGACACGAGCGACTTCCAGCCGCTTCAGGCCGCCTATGGTCAACCCGCGTGCCTCGGCATGGAGCCAAGGCCCAAGCCCCATCCGCTCGGCCGTCTCACGCGCAACTTCGCGGGCTTCTTCGACATCGGAATATCGATGGAACGCGCCGACCATGATGTTCTCTTCAACGGTCATTGCGGCGAATGGCTGAACGATCTGGAAGGTGCGACCGACGCCAATCGTTGCGAAATCGCCAGGAGTAGCAGGACTTTGCCAGCTACCGTCGGCGGCGCGAACCGTTACCGATCCGCTATCCGGTTTCAGAAAGCCGGAAATCATGTTGAAGACGGTTGTCTTGCCTGCACCATTCGGCCCGATCAACCCGAGGATTTCTCCTTCCCTGAGCGTGAATCCGACGTCGTTGGTGACGTGAAGGCCGCCGAAATGCTTCTGCAGGTGCTCCACACGCATGACGTCGGAACCGATCGGTGCCCTCTGGCTTGCGTCGGACGTAGCCGCGCTTGCGGCAATCGTGCCTGCTGACACGCCCCGCTCACGCCTCTGCTTCGTGAAGCGAGAGATCAGCCCCATCAGGCCGTTGGGCATGAACAGAACGACCAGCATCAAGACAACGCCATAGACGAAGCCGTGGAGGCCCAGCGCATGCGCCCCAAGCCAACCACGCGCCAGTTCGCTGATGGGTACGAGAAGAACAGCGCCGAGGAGGGGACCGAACACGGTCCCCAAGCCGCCGATCAGGGCAAACATCGCGATCTGGATCGACATTTGCAGTGAGAACATCGCAGCGGGCTCAATGAATGTCAGATACATGGCATGAAATGTACCGACAAAGGCCGTGAGTGCGGCAGATACCGCAACGGCTGCGAGCCGCACCCGTACCGTTCCAACGCCAGCGGCCAGTGCTGCCGATTCCCGCTCGCGAGTCGCCACGAGGTAGAAGCCCATCCTGTGCGAGCGGATCCACCAAGCGACCGCCAAGGTCAGCAGAAGCAGGCCGAACGCGATGAGCAATTGGGGGAGCCGGTCACGAAAGACCATCCATTCCCAACCAATCTGCAAAGGGATCATCAACCCAGTTGCGCCGCCAGTGAGTTCACGCCAATGAAGGGCGAGAACCCGGAACACTTCCAGAAAAGCAATGGTAGCAAGAGCGAAGAAAGGACCGTGCAGGCGGAAGCAGGGATAGCTGATGATCACTGCGGCCACGACGGCTATCGCAGCGCCGGCGAACATCCCGATCCACGGACTGATCCCCATGTTCATCAGGATGACACCGGTGTAGGCGCCAATCCCGTAGAAGATGGCATGGCCCAACGAAAGCTGGCCGGCAAAGCCACCCACGATGTTCCAGGCTGTTGAAAGGGCAGCGAAGATGCAGATCGTGATGAAGATATGGTAGACGAACTGGTTGCCGACCATGACGGGGATGAGGAGCAGTGATGCAAGGATAACCGCAAGTGGGATAGCCTTCAGCATCCAGCCATTGGAGGCTGCCTGCGGTCTGGGGGAAGTGGAGGAAATATCTGTCATGGCGACACGTGCGATAGGTTGAGACGCGAGCTGAACAGGCCCGACGGCTTCAGGATGAGGATCAAGAGGAACACGCCAAAGACGGCGACCTCACGAAGGTCGGAGCCGATGTAAAATCCCGCAAAGCTGTCGATCAGGCCGATGATCATGGCGCCGGCAAAGGCCCCTCCGATCGATCCAAGACCTCCCAGAACGACGACGACGAACGCGGTCAGGACGAAGTATGTGCCGATACCAGACGAGGTTGGATAGAGCGGGGCGATGAGGACCGAGGCGACTCCCACACAGGCGGCGCCGATGCCAAAGGTCAGGATGTAGATCCAATTGACATTGATACCCATCAGCTGAGCAGCCGCGCGGTTTTGGGCGACGGCGCGGATGGCACGCCCGGTCTGGGTGCGCGAAAGGAAAAACTGGAGAACCACGACAACTGCAATGGAAGCAACTAGGATGGCAACCTGGCCCGAGAGCAGGCGTACAGGACCAAGTTGCAGAGGAGTTCGGAGTCCACTTGCCGGCGTGCTAGCGATGTCGGCACCGAAGACCAACAGCGCCAGGTTGATAAGCGCGGTCGAAAGTCCAACAGTAGCGAAGATCTGTATGTGATCGTCGTCGGCAGACATCAGGGGCTGTATCAGGAACCGCTGTGTCACGGCGCCCAGAAGAAAGAGGGCCGGTGCAACGAGAATAACCGTCGCAAATGGGTGGATCCCCATCCAGGTCGTCAGGACGTAAGTCAGATACATGCCCACCATGAGGAATTCCCCGTGGGCGAAGTTGACGACTTTGACGATGCCGAAGATCAAGGTCAGGCCCACGGCGACGATGGCGAATAGACTGCCGAGCATGATCCCGTTGGTGAGAACTTGTAAGAAAGTGTTCATTGGCCTCTCCAGGACAGAAAGGTGCCGGGCGGTGACCGCCCGGCACGTCAGAAGGGCTTACTCACCCAGCTTGATTGGCGTCATGGCAGCGGAATCCGGGAACACGGTGACCAGCTTTCCGTCCTGCCACTGCATCCCCATCATTTCAGCGCGTTCGTTCTGATTGTCGTCGCCGAACTTGAAGCCATAACCAGCAGCGGTGACGCCAGCCTCGATGTCGATGGCCTTCACGGTGTCGACGATGGTATCCGGCTCAAGGTCGGAGGCTTTTCCAAGGGCTTCAAGAATGACTTTTGCGCCCACATAGTTGTTGAGGGAATGTCCCGAACGGGGAGCCGAGCCGTATTTCTTCTGATACGCCTCAACGAACTGTTCCAGGCCAGGCGTGTAGCTCGTGTTGACAGTGTATTGGGTGAAGTCGACGTCCAGTACGCCTTCGATCACGTCATGGCCGACTGCGTCCGCGGTAGGTTGCATCGAGTAGCCGCCGCCGCCGCCAATGATGGCGGAAGGCTTGTACCCCGCCTCGTTCGCCTGCTGCAGAAAGAGAACTGAGTCGTTCTGGTAGGACGTCTGAAGAACGATATCGACCTCTCGGTTCTTCAGGTCGAGCACCAGGGACGACATGTCCACGATAGCCGCGGGATAGGCCTGGGTCGTCACGATGTTGAGACCGGCTTCTTTGGCGTAGGCGTTCTGCCGCTCGGCAACGGATGTACCGTAGCTGGAGTCTTCGTGGATGATCGCGATCTTCAAGTCAGCCGGCTCTTTGCCGATACCGGGTCCGACTTTCTCTACCACCATCTGAATGATCATCTTGGCCATGTCGTCAGCGGTGGGATTAGTACGGAAGAGGTATTTCATGCCGCGCCCGGTGACTTCCTCGGCCACAGCACCAAGCTCGAAGTAGGGAATACCAGCCAGCTCGGTCACCTGGCTGGCTGCAATCGAGCGTGCAGATGAATAGGTGCCAAAGATGGCTTTGACGCCTTCGAGCGAAGTCAGGCGCCGCGCCTCGCCGATCGCCTGGTTGTTGTCGACCGCATCACCTCGCACCAAGGTGATCTGTTCACCTTGAATGCCGCCGGCGGCATTGATTTCTTCTACGGCCAGTTCAAGACCACGCGCACTCTCTTCACCCAAAAGGGCGAGCTGTCCGCTGAACGGGTAAAGCGAGCCGAATTTGACTTCGGCTTGCGCCGCGGTTGCGGTCAACGCCAGAGCGATGGCAGTAGTCTTCATTAGGTACGACAGTTTCATTGTTTCCTCCCGTGAAAACGTCGTTGCTGATGGGTCTGTAGGTTAGTAGTTCAGGGCTTCCTTGCCTTCGAAGCTGGTGATTGGCGGATAGGCCCGCTGGTCGGTGATGACGTCCAGTACCGTCGTCTGTCCGCTTGCTAGCGCATTCTTCAGCGCAGGCAGGAAGTCCGATGGCTTCTCAACACGGATGCCGTCGCAGCCAACGGCACGCGCGATTGCCGCGTGATCGACGGCTTCGAAGTCACATACGTCTGTAAAGTCGCCGAAGAGGCTAAGCTCTGCGTGTTTCTGATATCCCAGAATCTGGTTGTTGAGCACGACCACCACGACTGGCAGCTTCATGCGCCGGGCGGTTTCCAGTTCCGACCAGACATGGCCGAAGCCGCCGTCGCCCGTAAGGCAGATCACGGGTGCATCCGGCCGGGCCGTCTTCGCACCGATTGCGTAGGGTAGCCCCCAACCGAGCCCTGCAATGCCTCGCGGCGTGAGAAAGCGCTGCCCGGCCTTTTGGGCCGTAAGGAAGTTTGCGATCCAGATCGACGAGTAGCTTGCATCGGCAACCGTGATGGTCTCCGGGGTCAGAACAGCGTCGATGTCGGCAAGAATACGCTCCGGGCGAAGAGGAGCCGCATCCATGTCGACGAGACGCTTCATGTCTTCGTCGTGGGCCGTGCGTCCGCTGGCGATAGTGGCTTCTATCCTCGGGCGTCTCGACGCAACGGCCGAGAGGTCCCGCTTCCTCAGCTCGGCTTCCAACGCAGCAAGCGTCAGCTTGGCATCCCCGACCAGGCGGAGAGCCTCATAGTTTCGACCAACTTCGCTGCTCTCGATGTCAATATGGATATAGGTGGCGTTCTTCGGGTAGAGCGACCAGCTATCCGTACCGTTCTGGTTCGTCCGGTTGCCAACGAGGATGACGACGTCGGCTTCAGTGACCAATGAGCGCAGGTGGGATGAGCGGCCCCGCGGCGCCATGAAGTAGCCTACGACGCCTACGGAAAGTGGGTTGCCCTCGGCCACCGCGCCTTTGCCCATGACCGTGGTCGCAACTGGAAGGCCGAGCGCTTGCAAGGCTTCCAGTTGCGCCCACGCCTGGGAGGAATGTACCCCGCCACCGGCGATGACGATCGGCGCCTTGGCAGCGGCAATCAGGTCGGCTGCGGCCGCTATCCGTTCCGGATCAGCGACAGTCCGGTCGAGCGGGAAGGCGCCGAGCGAGGCCGAACGTTGCGGCGCCGCAGGATCAAGATCAGGTCGCTCGTCCAGCACATCGAGTGGCACCAGCAGCACCGCAGGACCGGCGCGACCGCTGGCGGCTGCCGTAAACGCCATGTCGACATAGTCATCGATGCGTTGAGGATCGGCGACCCGGCGCACCCATTTCGCGACCCCGCCAAACAAGGCGAAATGATCGAGTTCCTGGAAGGCGTTCTTGTCGGTGAACCGGCGCGACACATCTTGTACGATTGCCACCATAGGAATTGATGCCTTGAATGCTTCAGCAAGGCCTGGAACGAGAAGCGTGGCCGCAGGCCCGTTTTGGGCAGTGACAACGGCAACCTTGCCAGAGGTGCGGGCATAGGCGTCCGCCATGGCAGCGCCTGCATTCTCCGTGCGATAGCCGATCTGGCGGATCCCATAGTCCGGGGCCGCGAGAAACAGTGCGGAGGGAATGCTCTGACCGAAGATTTCCTTCACGCCATGCCTTTGAAGTGCAGCCGCCAGAAGATGGGCTCCGGTCATGTTGCTGCCGGCGGACTTGACCGGATGATTGGCGACCATGTTCATGCCTTTGCTCCCTGTTGTGGCGTGTCTTCGCCGTTCGGCATGGAAAGAACGATCTTCCCAATATGTGCTCCCGTATCCATGCGGGCATGTGCATTCCGGACGTCTTCGAAGGCGAAGACGGAATCGATTAGCGGCTTCACCTTGCCTGCCTGAATGAGTGGCAGGACCTTTTCGCGTAGCGCTTTGGCGAGCTTCGCTTTCATTTCGATTGGACGAGCACGAAGCGTGGATCCGGTGAGGGTGACGCGCTTCATCAGCAGTGGCGTGAAGTCCACCTCCGCTTTCGCGCCTCCGAGGAAAGCGATCTGCGCGATCCTGCCATCAACGGCAACCGCTTCCAGGTTGCGGGCGATATAGTCACCGCCAACCATGTCCAGGATGACATCCGGACCACGCCCATGGGTTAGACGTCGACTTTCGCTGACGAAGTCCTGCGTTCGGTAATTGATCGCCGCGTCCGCTCCCAGGTCGAGGCAGGCCTGGCATTTTTCGTCCGAGCCCGCCGTTGTGATCACTTGCGATCCTAACGCCTTCGCCAGCGATATAGCCGTAGTCCCGATCCCTGATGTGCCGCCGTGGATCAAGATCGTCTCACCCGCAGCCAGGCGAGCCCGTTCGAAGACATTGCTCCACACCGTAAAGAACGTTTCCGGGAATGCGGCAGCCTCAGTGAAGTCAAGGCTGTCTGGAATCGGTAGCGTGGCCCCCTCCTGAACGATCGCCCAATCTGCGTAGGCACCGCTATGAACGAGTGCCATCACTCGATCATCCTGCTTGAATTCACGGACGTCCGGGCCAACCGCTTCCACCGTACCGGCAAGCTCCAGTCCCAGAACGTCAGAAGCTCCGGGAGGTGGTGGGTAGTTGCCCTGCCGCTGCATGACATCGGGCCGATTGATGCCCGCAGCACGGACACGTACCAACATCTCTCCAACACCAGGATTGGGGCATGGACGGTTGACCAATTCTAGAACCTCCGGTCCACCCGGCTGTCTGGCAATTACGGCTCGCAAAGTAGAGGTCATACGTGTTGTCCTTCAGGAATTAGGAGGACCTTGACGGCCTCTCGGCTGCGGGCGAGTTCGAACCCCTCGGCGGCTCGTGAAAGGGGGAGGCGGTGTGTCGCTAGAGTCGACAGAAGGTGTGTGTGTTCAGCCAAGAGAGAGATTGCCTCCAGGAGCGCCTCATTGGTCGTGTCATGAGCTGCTCGGAGTTGCTTCTTCTCACGCACAAACCGGGTGAGGTCGAGCTCCAGAGGACGCGAGTGAATGCCTGCTACGACGAAGATGCCGCTGGAACGAAGAATGGCGAGACCTTCCGCCACAGACGTGCTGATGCCAGTGGCTTCCAGGACGCGGTCAACCGGCCGACCGAAATGTCGTTGAACTGCTTCAGCGAGTGTTTCAGTTGCGAGATCTACGGTGCCAGCAATGCCAAGATCCCGCGCGTGTTGCAGGCGCACATCATCATTGAAACCAGCGATCAACACGTCGGCGCCGCGTTGGGATGCGACGAAAGCCATACCAAGTCCGATTGGACCAGGGCCTAGAACGACAACGCGGTCACCGTCCGAAATCTCCGCGAGATTCACGGCGTGAACTGAAACCGCAAGCGGTTCTGCCAATGCAGCGATGTCTAATGGAAGATTATCGGGCACCTTTCGGCAGTTGATCGCCGGGACGGTGACACGCCCCGCGAAGGCACCATCAACGTGAAGGCCGATGATGCGCCGATCGGTGCAATCCTGAGGGCGTTCGGACGAACATGCGAGGCACTTGCCACAGGCGATCGTAGGCCAGCATACCACTCTGTCACCTATCTCGATATCGAGGACGTCTGCACCGACACCCTCGACGACGCCAGAGAACTCGTGCCCCAGCGTCAGGGGCAGGCATGCTTCCATGAACTCGTAGCCTGGCGTCCACTCATAGGCGTGAATGTCGCTGCCACAGATCCCGGCTGCCGCCACCGCGACAGTCGCCATGCCTGCTGCTGGCAAAGTGGGCTCGGGAATTGTAACGATATCGGCGCCGAAAGCCGGCGTCGTCTTACGAAAGGCAAGCAAATGTCACTCCTCCGACCGCACCTTGATTGGACCTCCCCGTCCAAGTTCATGCGAAAAACAGGCTTCGCTTGAACATCTTTGGTGCTATATGTAATTTGTTATAACACTTTTTCTTAAAGGATCTCTGGTGTCAAGACGGCTGGTGCAGAATTATGAGCAGACCGGGGAGGGGGAGGACTGGGCTCGCCCGCTCGTCAAGGAAAACCTGAGCGAAAGGGCTTACTCCGACCTCAAGAACGCGCTCATGCACGGCAAGTTGAAGCCGGGCGAGCGATTAAGACTGCGTCCGATGTCGGCGCGTTTTGGGATCAGCGCGACCCCCATGCGCGAAGCCTTGCTGCGCCTCGTCAGCGAGAAGACGCTCACTTTGGACGCACGAGGCACCGTCGTCGTTCCCACCTTGAGCCTAGATGAGCTTGTCGAGATCCGCAGTATCCGCGTCGACTTGGAGGGACGGGCGGCTGCGGCGGCGGCCGAACGCGCCACGGAAGCCGAGATCAACACCTTAGAAGCGATTCATTCAGAAATATCGGAATGTCATCGCCTTCAACAATTCGAACGGGCAATCGTTCTGAACACGGAGTTCCACCTCGGGCTCTGCCGTTCGGGGCGAATGCCCATCACCTACGATATCGTGGAAGGCCTGTGGATGCGCTGTGGCCCGATCTTATCACACCTCTACGACGGTGGCTTGCCCGACTGGGAACCGCATCCGCACAAGAGGATCATCGCTGCACTTAAGGCCCGGGACTCCGCAGCAGCCGAGGAGGCCATCAAGGAAGACATCGTCCGAGGAGGACAAGG from Pseudorhizobium banfieldiae encodes the following:
- a CDS encoding acetolactate synthase catalytic subunit, with product MNMVANHPVKSAGSNMTGAHLLAAALQRHGVKEIFGQSIPSALFLAAPDYGIRQIGYRTENAGAAMADAYARTSGKVAVVTAQNGPAATLLVPGLAEAFKASIPMVAIVQDVSRRFTDKNAFQELDHFALFGGVAKWVRRVADPQRIDDYVDMAFTAAASGRAGPAVLLVPLDVLDERPDLDPAAPQRSASLGAFPLDRTVADPERIAAAADLIAAAKAPIVIAGGGVHSSQAWAQLEALQALGLPVATTVMGKGAVAEGNPLSVGVVGYFMAPRGRSSHLRSLVTEADVVILVGNRTNQNGTDSWSLYPKNATYIHIDIESSEVGRNYEALRLVGDAKLTLAALEAELRKRDLSAVASRRPRIEATIASGRTAHDEDMKRLVDMDAAPLRPERILADIDAVLTPETITVADASYSSIWIANFLTAQKAGQRFLTPRGIAGLGWGLPYAIGAKTARPDAPVICLTGDGGFGHVWSELETARRMKLPVVVVVLNNQILGYQKHAELSLFGDFTDVCDFEAVDHAAIARAVGCDGIRVEKPSDFLPALKNALASGQTTVLDVITDQRAYPPITSFEGKEALNY
- a CDS encoding ABC transporter permease subunit, whose amino-acid sequence is MTDISSTSPRPQAASNGWMLKAIPLAVILASLLLIPVMVGNQFVYHIFITICIFAALSTAWNIVGGFAGQLSLGHAIFYGIGAYTGVILMNMGISPWIGMFAGAAIAVVAAVIISYPCFRLHGPFFALATIAFLEVFRVLALHWRELTGGATGLMIPLQIGWEWMVFRDRLPQLLIAFGLLLLTLAVAWWIRSHRMGFYLVATRERESAALAAGVGTVRVRLAAVAVSAALTAFVGTFHAMYLTFIEPAAMFSLQMSIQIAMFALIGGLGTVFGPLLGAVLLVPISELARGWLGAHALGLHGFVYGVVLMLVVLFMPNGLMGLISRFTKQRRERGVSAGTIAASAATSDASQRAPIGSDVMRVEHLQKHFGGLHVTNDVGFTLREGEILGLIGPNGAGKTTVFNMISGFLKPDSGSVTVRAADGSWQSPATPGDFATIGVGRTFQIVQPFAAMTVEENIMVGAFHRYSDVEEAREVARETAERMGLGPWLHAEARGLTIGGLKRLEVARVMAMKPRILLLDEVMAGINQTDVRRAIDLMKSIRDSGVSIVAIEHVMQAVMSLSDRVIVLNSGKIIAQGEPREVVKDPVVVEAYLGKEFIDAQA
- a CDS encoding NAD(P)H-quinone oxidoreductase, yielding MTSTLRAVIARQPGGPEVLELVNRPCPNPGVGEMLVRVRAAGINRPDVMQRQGNYPPPPGASDVLGLELAGTVEAVGPDVREFKQDDRVMALVHSGAYADWAIVQEGATLPIPDSLDFTEAAAFPETFFTVWSNVFERARLAAGETILIHGGTSGIGTTAISLAKALGSQVITTAGSDEKCQACLDLGADAAINYRTQDFVSESRRLTHGRGPDVILDMVGGDYIARNLEAVAVDGRIAQIAFLGGAKAEVDFTPLLMKRVTLTGSTLRARPIEMKAKLAKALREKVLPLIQAGKVKPLIDSVFAFEDVRNAHARMDTGAHIGKIVLSMPNGEDTPQQGAKA
- the fabG gene encoding 3-oxoacyl-ACP reductase FabG; its protein translation is MSHREINPEEIAYRPSHAGRRVLVTGAGRGIGRAIAQRFAARGAMVGVADMNEADINETVRLIEADGKGGAIPLVLDVADYPSVEKALRDAAGRIGGPFDTVVNNAGISPKHEGIAHKIWEMDPAEWNRVVAVNLSGCFNTIRALSPSMREANAGWIVNMSSVAGKTYSPIVACHYAATKSALIGFTKHLAAELGPFGVRVNAIAPGRIETPMVRAVAGEVNEEQVRMTPMGRLGAPEEVADLALYLTSPEASFVTGQTIDVAGGLYMT
- a CDS encoding ABC transporter substrate-binding protein, whose amino-acid sequence is MKLSYLMKTTAIALALTATAAQAEVKFGSLYPFSGQLALLGEESARGLELAVEEINAAGGIQGEQITLVRGDAVDNNQAIGEARRLTSLEGVKAIFGTYSSARSIAASQVTELAGIPYFELGAVAEEVTGRGMKYLFRTNPTADDMAKMIIQMVVEKVGPGIGKEPADLKIAIIHEDSSYGTSVAERQNAYAKEAGLNIVTTQAYPAAIVDMSSLVLDLKNREVDIVLQTSYQNDSVLFLQQANEAGYKPSAIIGGGGGYSMQPTADAVGHDVIEGVLDVDFTQYTVNTSYTPGLEQFVEAYQKKYGSAPRSGHSLNNYVGAKVILEALGKASDLEPDTIVDTVKAIDIEAGVTAAGYGFKFGDDNQNERAEMMGMQWQDGKLVTVFPDSAAMTPIKLGE
- a CDS encoding ABC transporter ATP-binding protein, with amino-acid sequence MLRLENIHAGYGPTTILHDISLAVEAGEVVTIVGANGAGKTTTLRTIAGLIRPTTGKITFEGEDVTRLSSHEMVDRGITLIPEGRQLFPDMTVQENLLMGAYRKAARQHKDAALEEVLSLFPRVRERLSQKAGSLSGGEQQMVAIARGMMARPKLLMFDEPSLGLAPIIVTQVFDVIETIVKTGATVLIVEQNVFHTLKAADRGYVLENGEIVLADTSDALLHNDHVRQAYLGI
- a CDS encoding zinc-dependent alcohol dehydrogenase; translation: MLAFRKTTPAFGADIVTIPEPTLPAAGMATVAVAAAGICGSDIHAYEWTPGYEFMEACLPLTLGHEFSGVVEGVGADVLDIEIGDRVVCWPTIACGKCLACSSERPQDCTDRRIIGLHVDGAFAGRVTVPAINCRKVPDNLPLDIAALAEPLAVSVHAVNLAEISDGDRVVVLGPGPIGLGMAFVASQRGADVLIAGFNDDVRLQHARDLGIAGTVDLATETLAEAVQRHFGRPVDRVLEATGISTSVAEGLAILRSSGIFVVAGIHSRPLELDLTRFVREKKQLRAAHDTTNEALLEAISLLAEHTHLLSTLATHRLPLSRAAEGFELARSREAVKVLLIPEGQHV
- a CDS encoding branched-chain amino acid ABC transporter permease, which gives rise to MNTFLQVLTNGIMLGSLFAIVAVGLTLIFGIVKVVNFAHGEFLMVGMYLTYVLTTWMGIHPFATVILVAPALFLLGAVTQRFLIQPLMSADDDHIQIFATVGLSTALINLALLVFGADIASTPASGLRTPLQLGPVRLLSGQVAILVASIAVVVVLQFFLSRTQTGRAIRAVAQNRAAAQLMGINVNWIYILTFGIGAACVGVASVLIAPLYPTSSGIGTYFVLTAFVVVVLGGLGSIGGAFAGAMIIGLIDSFAGFYIGSDLREVAVFGVFLLILILKPSGLFSSRLNLSHVSP
- a CDS encoding GntR family transcriptional regulator — translated: MSRRLVQNYEQTGEGEDWARPLVKENLSERAYSDLKNALMHGKLKPGERLRLRPMSARFGISATPMREALLRLVSEKTLTLDARGTVVVPTLSLDELVEIRSIRVDLEGRAAAAAAERATEAEINTLEAIHSEISECHRLQQFERAIVLNTEFHLGLCRSGRMPITYDIVEGLWMRCGPILSHLYDGGLPDWEPHPHKRIIAALKARDSAAAEEAIKEDIVRGGQGLLAYVKAADKTD